Proteins from one Euwallacea similis isolate ESF13 chromosome 13, ESF131.1, whole genome shotgun sequence genomic window:
- the LOC136413126 gene encoding adult-specific cuticular protein ACP-20-like: MYSKICILLVAIVAKTAHGGLSYVSGGLGLGLGGLGLGGGLVGLGGGLGSGLGLGLSKIQPLAVATPTISLAATPLALGTGSIGLGGLGGIGKSVDYYTVPKYEYKYAVGDPKTGDQKEQSEERLGDVVRGEYSLAEPDGTIRVVKYTADKVNGFNAHVSRIGKAIHPEKTYITGGLGLGLGL; the protein is encoded by the exons atgtactCCAAAATTTGCATCCTACTGGTAGCCATCGTGGCGAAGACCGCCCACGGAGGACTCAGCTACGTATCCGGAGGTTTGGGATTGGGACTAGGAGGATTGGGCTTAGGGGGCGGTTTGGTGGGATTGGGTGGCGGCTTGGGAAGCGGCTTAGGGTTGGGGCTCTCCAAAATTCAACCTTTGGCTGTTGCCACCCCTACGATCTCCCTAGCAGCCACTCCATTAGCTTTGGGGACGGGATCTATTGGCCTCGGTGGTCTCGGTG GTATTGGCAAATCAGTCGATTATTACACAGTTCCCAAATACGAATATAAATACGCTGTGGGTGACCCAAAAACCGGAGATCAAAAGGAACAATCTGAAGAACGTTTAGGAGATGTCGTCCGTGGCGAATACTCCTTAGCTGAACCCGACGGTACCATCCGTGTCGTTAAATATACTGCTGATAAG GTGAATGGATTCAACGCACATGTGTCGCGAATTGGCAAAGCTATCCACCCAGAGAAAACCTATATCACCGGAGGGCTTGGATTAGGCTTGGGCCTCTAA